TCATCGGATGTGGGGGACGGGCTTGCGGTGAGGAAAAACACACCAACCGCAACAAACACCAGAACAATAACGCCAAGGCCGGCATAGAGTGGCTTGCGATCTTTCTGCTTGCGGGGCGGTGGCGCACCGGTTTCCTGTCTTCTTTTTGCTTCGCCCATGATGGAGCTCCTTGTTGTTTATTCGTTTCTGATCGTTTTCAGGCGGTAACGAGCACGCTAAGATCCTTTATACCGTACATAAGTTCCAACAGAAATTAAGGAATTCTCATGGCGTTACCTGAATCACTGACAAACTCGCTGAACCTTCCCCTGGTTGCGGCACCGATGTTTCTGATCTCCGGCCCGGAGATGGCGCTTGCCTGCTGCAAACAGGGCATCGTTGGTAGCTTCCCCGCGTTGAACCAGCGCAGCAGCGAGGATTTCGAGAAATGGGTGATTCAGATGAACGAGGGCCTGGAAGATTTCCGCCAGACCCATCCGGACCAGAGAATCGCGCCCTATGCGGTCAACCTGATTGTCCACCGCACCAACCCACGCTGGGAGGCTGACCTGGAACTGTGCGTGAAACACCAGGTGCCCATTGTGATCACTTCCCTTGGCGCCGCCACCCGCGTGACCGAAGCTGTGCACAGCTACGGCGGCCTGGTTTTCCACGATGTGACCAACCAGAAACACGCCCACAAGGCAGCGGAAGCGGGAGTGGATGGCATTATAGCGGTCTCCGCCGGCGCGGGCGGCCATGCCGGCACCATCAACCCGTTCGTGCTGGTGCATGAAATTCGCGAGGTGTTTGACGGTATTATCCTGCTCGCTGGCGGGTTGTCCAAAGGCGAAGATATTCTGGCAGCCCAGGCCATGGGCGCTGACCTGTGCTACATGGGCACCCGGTTTATCAACACGACCGAATCACAGGCGGAAGCGGCCTACCAGAACATGATTATTGAGGCGGTATCCGGGGACATCATTCATACCCCGGCGGTTTCAGGTATTCCTGCCAACTTCATGCGCCAGAGCCTGGAAGCGGCAGGCTACCCCATGGACAAACTGAACCAGGTGGCAGAGCTCGACTACGGTGAAAAGCTGAAGCCGGTGGATGACGAGGCCAAAGCCTGGAAAACCGTCTGGTCCGCCGGCCAGGGGGTGAGCCAGATTACGGATGTGGTTTCGGTCAGTAATCTGGTTGAACGTATTGGCAACGAATATCGGGAAGCCCGTTCGCGGCTTTGCGATTAGTCGTCGTCATCTTTTTCGAGTTCGATTTCGGTGGCCACCAGGTTTCCATTGTTGAGCTGATCGTATTCGACCTCGATGAGAGGGCGCTCTCCGTCATCGACCAGGCTGAGTAAAGCATCAAAGGTGGTGTCGTCAAACTCTGTACCAGTGTTGGTCTCGATGCTTACGCCCAGAACATTAAATGCAGTACCCTGGATGCTTCGCAAGCGACCGACCAGCTCGAACTCTCCGTCAGCCTGGTCATCATCAATCTCAACCTTGAATGCTTCGAGGTAAACACCCCCATCGGTGTTGACTCGCTCGACACCGCTGACTTCAACCTGTTCAGGGCCACCAAGATCCTCGAGTCTGATGTTGTTTTCATCCTCGCGGACCATGGCGGTAAGAGGTGTGACCTGAACCAGAACACCTCCGATTCGGAAGCTCTGATCATTCACATTGACACTGTTGACGCCAATGCGCCCCTCAACTTCTGACTCGCCTTCGCGCAGCGTGATTTCTTCTGCTTCAACCGTCCCATCGTCGAGGAATTCGCCTTCCACCTGAATCAGAAGATCAGGCGTTAGGTCCTCGTCGGTCAGCCCGTCGTCAAACTCGGTATCGTCGGTCACTCGGACAAACAGGCCGTTGATCTCGAAAAGGCGGGTTTGCGGATTAATTGCCAAGCTCACCGGACCGGCAAATTCGATGTCATCGTCATCCCCCCCGCGATATCGACGAAGATCGTCCTCTGCAATCTCACTGGCGAAGAGCACATCACCTTCAAAGCTTCCTTCAACCTCAACAAAGGGGCTGCCGGCAAGCTCGGAAATGCCGATTCCGTCAAACCCGGTATCATCACGGTCACACGCGACCGTAATATCTCCTATTTCGAATCTGCACAGGTCCGCATCAAAATTGCTGACCTGGCCCTCAAGTTCAATTTCATTTTCCTGGTCAAAGGTCCCCGATGCAGAGTCTGAAAGAGCGCCCACGAAGCTGGCCCTGAACTCCCCATTTGGCAGTCGCCAGGCGCTGACCCTGACGAAATCGCCGCTGATCAGCTCGATAACCTGTTTGCCTTTTACCACCGTCTGGTTATCGATGTGAACAACCAGGCCATACATGCTGAGCCTGGCGGTCTTGGTTGCCGGGTCCCACGGCTGCGTAATGACGACCTCTCCCCGGAGCGTATCGTCATACTCAACGCGGTTAGCCGTACCCTGACCATCATCCCGCCATTCACCATCAACCCGCAGAATCATTCCCTCGTCCAGTTCCGACTCTGTGGTTATGCCGTCATCGCTCTGAACCTGTCCGTTCAGACTGCCGGTATCAAACCGGACCCCGTTAACAAACACACTGCCGAACCCCGAAACCGGCCCCACACTGGACCCCGTGCCACGGATGCCGCCGTCCGCGACATCGAGGTTGTCACTGCCACCGCCTCCGCATGCGGTCAGGATACCGATGGCCAGTGCGCTTAACGAAAAACGGGTAATCAGGTGGATGGACTTCGGTTTCATGGGGGTGTCTCCCTGGCACTGGCGAATAACAGCGTGGTTACCAGATCCGTGGGCTGCCAGCAGTGCCCGGTTTGTGGAAAGGTTTCACGGTTCGTCATTCCTGTTCTCCACTGACATCTGGCTGAACAGGGTCTTCAAAGTAGAAAATGCCCACTCCGGTTCTGACAGCTTCCCCGGTCGCCTTGTTTTCACCATGGCCTGCAATATCTCGGTCATGGGGGCCGAGCCACTTGTCCAGTTGTTCCAGCATGGCCTGCGACTGTTGCGCCGCATACCGGCGCCAGCGCCCCATGACTTCCGGCGGGATATTGTCGTATACCAGCGTTCTCTGGAACAGGGGCTGACCGTCAGCCCCACTGCCCACCAGATTATGATCAATGGTCGCTATCAGATCTGATACGTCCTCACCGAAGATCTGGAGCATTTCTTCGCTGTCACCCGTCGGAACATAAGCCCTTTGGCGCAATGCCAGCTTCCCGGAGGCCTCAGTTGCCACCACGCCTACCCGCATCAGTTCTTCCAGGACGGCTCGCGGGGTCATGTCGCCGCTGTAGCGCTTCACGAGCTCACTGAAGCTGAGCGGGCCATCGAATGGAAGTTCTGCCGGCGCGCCCTCACCGGTCTGGAATGCACAATCATGAACCCAGCCGGAGACCACGCGGGAGGCGCGATTTTCATGCCGGGCGCCCGGGGTACCCTCATGTTCCCCTGCCAGGATTTCCCGCTGCTTTCTGACTTCCTTTCGCGTCAGGCCCGTCATCACCGCAGCGCGGGAATCCGTTGGTTTTTTACGGTTGTCGGCGAAATCTTCCAGGGCGGCATCCACGTAGGCACGCCTGACCAGCTCCGCAAACTCCGCAAACGGAATACCGTTGCGGAGCAGCAGGCGTGCCATGGGGCGCAGAATGCGATACAGCGCCCTATGCAGGGGGGTGGTATCGGAGCTTTTCATATTTGGGATTGTATTCCCATTAAGACATCAGCACCAATCAGTCATCTTCCTCGATCTCGTCGATCACATAGTCACCGCCAGTATTGCGGAGGTAATCGATCTCTACCTGATTCCCCACGCTGATATCAGAGAAATCCGCCTCACCGCGGAGCAATGTGAGGCCAAGGACCGTAATTGAGCTGTCGGTAACGGCTGTTACCCGTCCTTCCATCTCATAGCCATCGTCATCATCGTCGTCTTCACGCTCGATCTTGATGGCTTCCAGGTAATCGCCTCCGGACGAGCGCTGGCGACCTTCCACCTCAATGAAATCGCCAGCACGAAGGCTTTCAATATCGCGGGTTCTCATCGTGATGCTGTCATCATTGTCGTCATCGTCATCTTCGATGAGCGTGTTGCCGGTCAGCACCACACGAACGCCGCTGACGACCAGTTCGTCGTCACTCTTCGATTCAATGACACCTTCCAGTTCTGCATCACCGTCACGAGACTCGATCTCTTCGGCTATCAACACACCGTTACGGAAACTGCCCTCGACTTTCACCAGCAAGCCATCGCCAAGCTCACTTTCCCGCAGGCCATCGTCAAACCCGGTACCGCTATTAACCCGGACAGTAATTCCGTTGAGGCTGAACTGCCGGCTGACATCGTCGTAGTCACCGGAAATGGCCCCGGCAATTTCGACATCATCGTCGTCATCGAAAAGGTCGTCTTCATCCTCGATTTCCTCTGCGATCAACACTCCGTTCTGGATATAACCTTCAATCTCCACAACGATGCCGTTTGCGAGATCGTCCCGCTCCAGGTCGTCATCGAACTCGGCGCTCTGGTAATCCACATCAATGCCGTTGATCTGGAAGGTCTGGGCGACTGTGTCCAGGTTGCGGACCACACCTTCCACTTCCACTTCGTTCGCATCGCCGAAATCATCGCTCACCGGCTTCACGCCCACGTAGCTGGCGCGGAAAGTGCCATCATCAAGGCGCCAGGCACTGATCCGAACCCGGTAGGTGCCGGGGCTGACACCGTTCAGTTCTGCCGGCGTGGCACCCTTGAAGACCGTCTGCCCGTCCACCAGAATTTCCTGCCCGGCGACTATCAGCGTGCCGTCACCATCAAGCAGGTCGGGACCGTTCCAGGTAGCGGACTGAAGTTCGCCACGGAGAGTGTCGTCATAATCCAGGCGATCGGCCTCGCCCTGTCCATCATCGTCCCAGCGGCCACGAACCTTGAGAATCATACCTTTCTCGAGCTGGGTCTCCCGCTCGATACCGTCGTCGCTGTTAACACTGCCATTGGTATTAAACCGGGTGCCATTTACGTACACACTGCCAAACCCGGACAGCGGCCCGACACTGGCGCCGGAAGATGCGGTGTCACTACTGGACGAACCGGAACCACCACCGCCACAGGCGGCCAGGGAGCCTGCGATAACACCGGTCATGGCCATTTTGATTGCTGTTGCCAAAGGATTGCGTTTCATCGGCCTTCTCCTATTCATTGGGATTATTTTCCCAAATCTATAATTGGGAAAATATTCCCATTTCTGGAAGTTGTCCAGTTTCTGAACATGAAGATTTTGTGAACTTTCCGGCCCCATGGGCGTAAGCTACTGAACACACGAATGAAAACAGGGGAAGAATAATGCTGGGATTTCTGAAGGGCGATCCGAAGAAAAAGCTGCAGAAAGCGTATGAAGCGAAGCTGCAAAAGGCGCTGCACGCCCAACGCAACGGCGACTTGCGCACCCATGGCACGCTGATGGAGGAAGCTGAGAAGATTTACGCGGAACTGCAGAAATTAGAGAAGGAGTAGGTTTTTTTGCCTGGTGGGTGGGCCGGCTGGCACACCCCTGTTCAAAACACGCCCGTAAATACGTCCCTGTAGGGCTCGGTCGCGCCATCCCTGGCGCTCCACGGTTTTGAACAGGGGTGTGCCAGCCGGCCTTCTGACTACGAGTCGCCTAAAAACTGCCTGAGTTGCCGGTTAAGGCGATCGACTTCACGTCGCATTTCCTGGACCTCATCAAGGAGCTCAAGCGACATCGCCAGGCCAGGCAGGTTCATCTTCAGATCCCGCTGCAAACGCTGGGCCTTGCGGAGACGAGCCAGGGCGTCGAGATCGAACTGCCATTGGCGTGCTTCCGGTGATTCCTCCACAGGAGCGATCACACCGTAGTTCACCAGTTTGATAACGAACTCCGCATGGCAATCACCACGCTCGCAGACCTCCCGCAAGGTGAATGTAGCGGTTGGTTCCACCAGTTCGGCGCTCAGAATCCGGTCTTTATCAGTCATCCTTCACCCCGCTCACACATGCAGTTTGCTGCGTGGATTGAACCCTTTTTCAGCCTCGGCCAGCTGCTTGTACAGCGCCTCGGCTTCTTCGCTGTGCCGCTCCGGCATCACAATCTGCAGCACCACAAGTTGATCCCCCGGATGCTTGCCTGGCAGGCCTTTGCCCTTGAGGCGCAATTTACGGCCGCTGGAAGAACCCTTGGGCACCTTCACGTTCACCTTTGAGCCAACGGTGGGCACCGTGACCGAGGCACCGAGAGCGGCTTCCCAGGGTGCAATGGGCACGGTCACAAGTATATCCCGCCCTTCTACCGTGAACATGGGGTGCGGTGCGTATTCCACTTCAATAAACAGGTCGCCATTCTCCGCACCACCAATCCCGGGCGCGCCCTGACCTTTCAGGCGGATATGCTGCCCTTCTCTCATGCCGGCGGGGATCTTCACGTTCAGGGTTTTCTGACGTGGCACTACGCGGCCGTGGGCATCCGGCTCATGAACACTGAACGACACCTGCTTATCGCAGCCGTGGAAAGCCTCCTCCAGGAACAGCGCCAGCCGGGCGTGAACGTCTTCACCCCGCATGCGCATGGAGTGGCGCTGCCCGCCGAAGCCAGCCCCCGGACCGGCTCCCCTGCGACGGCCACCGCCGAAGATTTCCTCAAAGAAGTCACTGAACTGCGCTGCATCTGCTTCAGTATAACCACCGCCACCAAAGCCGGACGCACTCTCCCATCCAGGAGGCGGCTGGAATGACCCGTCTTGCCGGGCACCATATTTCTTCAGCTCGTCATATTCGGCGCGTTTTTCGGGGTCTTTCAGCACTTCATAGGCCTCGCCGACGTCTTTGAATTTGTCGGACGCATCAGCTTCCTTACTGACATCCGGATGGTATTTCCGGGCCAGTTTGCGGTAGGCCTTTTTGATTTCCTCGGGGGAGGCAGACTCACTCACACCAAGTACGGCGTAATAGTCTTTGAAGTCCATTCTTTTCCTCACACCTGTTTAGAATGCTGGGCATTGTTTACCCGGTTACTACCACTATATTTGATGAGGAAGTGGAAATTACAAGGTGGGGGCGTATCAGAATTGATGCGTATCAGTTGTCTGGCCATGGTTGTCCGCTTGTTTTCACCCCCTGGCCTATCTAGGCTTGATGAGAGATGAGAAACATTTCAGGCAAGATGTGCCCCTTATTTTCGTTTCCGTTACAGGAGGTGATCTCCCATTACCCAAAAAGCAGATCTGGAGCGAAGGGCCGGCTGGAAACGTTCTCCCATACTCGGGATGCTGGCCAGCATCGCTTTTGTGGGTGTTATTCTTGCGATCCTCTATTCCCTGGGGATCCATGAACGGGTCGTGGTCATGCTTCAGTGGTTTGAAGACCAGGGCGCCTGGGCTGCCCTGTTATTCATTCTGCTGATGACGGTCACTGTGGTTGCCCTGCTGCCCGGCGTTTTGTTTACCACTGGCGCGGGCTTCGTATTCGGGGTGATGGAAGGCACCGTGTATGTGGTCACCGGGACGGTGTTGGGGGCTTCCCTGGCTTTCCTGATAGCCCGGCATCTTTTTGGCGAACGGGCAAAAGAATTTGTGATGGCCAGAGCACGCCTGCGGCTGATGAGCAATGAGCTGACGCCCCATGGCTGGAAAATCGTGCTTCTGACCCGGCTGATTCCGTTTTTTCCCAGCAAGCTTTCAAACTATTTCTTCGGCCTGACCCGATTTTCGTTTCGTGGCTTTGTCGGAGGTTCCGCCATAGGTTTCATACCTTTCTCGCTTCACAACGTTTACCTGGGGTCTATCGCAGCCGACCTGACCGTTCTGGGAGTGCGGGAGACCGGCCGCTCCCCTCTGGAGTGGGCCATATACGGCGCCGGGTTCGCCGGCACCCTGGCCGCTGTCATTTATCTCAACATCCTCGCCCGCCGCGCCCTGTCCAAATACGCTGACGAAGAGCACAGCCTGGAGATCAAACAGTGACCTGGATGAAATGGCTACCCTGGCGTTTCGTGGTTAAAACCGTCGCCCGCAAACACGGCTTTCTGGACCCCATCGCCCTGCTCTCCAGACTCCATGGATTTGCCCAGCCTTCGGAAGTCGGCGAACCCATCGAGCTGCTACGGGCCGGTGTGGTTTTCCACGCCCGGGGCCTGATCAACAGCCGGGTTATCCAGCACAATCTGGACTGGGTCTGGCCCTACTGGATTGAGCGGCAGTTTGACCCAAAGGATCCTTCGTTCATTCCCCGGGCGTTTTCCATTACCCATATCAACCTCAGCAACCGGAACTGGACGGCAGTGGGGCACCCCGACTGCGACGAACTGCCAATCGTGGACCCGAGGGGCCTGCTGACACCGTTTTTCGACAGCTGGTCACTGGACGGCTGGCTGCTGGCTGAAGACGGCCGCTGCCTGCTGCCCTCACGGGTAAAGGATTCACGCCAGTGGCAGGATGTGGGCGAGGTGATCAGCGTCAATACCGAGTCATCCATGGACGGCCTGGAACTCGGCAGCAAAGCCTGGGTGGAGCTGGAATCCGGCGTTCCGGTGTGCAAATTCCGGCTGCGGGCCAAGTCGCAGGTAGCCGGTTCACTGGTGCTGGCACTGCGGCCGTCCAATCCCGAGGGAGTGAGTTTCATAAACCGCGTCAGTCTCTCGAAAGACCGGGATGCCTGGACGGTGGAGGGCGATCGCTCAGTCACCTTCAGCGCTCCTGCCGAGCGGCACCATGTCTCGGATTACCGGAACGGTGACGTGCACATTCATTTGACCGACCGCGAGGACCAGACCGAGGGCGTCTGTGATGTGGGCATGGCCACCGCGGCAGCGCTGTTTTCCGTGAAGGCCGGGGAAACCCGCGAAATCACCGCCAGCATTCCCCTGAGCGACACCCGGGCACGGCTACCCCTGGCCGATGCCTGGCAGACAGAACGGGAAGGCCACGCCCGCCTTGTGTGTCCCGAACCTCACTACCAGTTTCTCTATGATGCTGCGGTTGCGTCCCTGATCCTCCACTCTCCGGACGATGTCTATCCCGGCCCATTCACCTACAAGCGGTTCTGGTTCCGCGATGCGGCCTTCATCATCAACGCGTTACTGTGCATCGGACTGACCGGACGGGCTAAGCGGGCCCTGTCCCGCTTCCCCCAACGCCAGACCAGTCGCGGTTATTTCCGCTCCCAGGAGGGCGAGTGGGACGCCAACGGAGAAGTACTCTGGATACTCAAACGCTTTTTTGACCTGACGGGTCGTCGCCCGGAAAAACACTGGCATGACCCCATAAGTCGTGGCGCCCGGTGGATTACCAACAAGCGCCTGCGCAAGGAAACCGAAGCGCCCCACGCGGGGCTACTGCCAGCAGGTTTCAGCGCAGAGCACTTGGGCCCGAATGATTACTATTACTGGGATGACTTCTGGGGCATCGCGGGGCTTAATGCCGCTGCGGACATGCTGGCGGTCGACAGCCCGGAAGACAGCCGGGCTTTCCGGGAAGATGCGGTCGATTTTACGAAGGCAGTCGACCGCAGCCTTGAGCGCTGCCAGACGCGTTTGAAGCGGCCAGGCATGCCAGCCTCCCCTTACCGGCGCCTGGATGCGGGCGCCATAGGCTCCCTGGCGGCGGGTTACCCGACCCAGCTCTGTGCTCCCGATGATCCACGCCTGCTGGACTGCGCTGAATTTCTGCTGGAGCGGTGTTTCGTCGATGGGGCCTTTTACCAGGACATGATTCACTCCGGCCTGAACGCCTACCTGACCCTGCACGTGGCTCAGGTGCTTCTGCGGGCGGGAGATTCCCGCTATCTCCAGCTGATGGATTCAGTGGCCGAACTGGCTTCGCCTACTGGCCAGTGGCCCGAAGCCATCCATCCCGGCACCCTGGGAGGCTGCATGGGAGACGGCCACCACGTCTGGGCGTCAGCCGAATGGGTGCTGATGGTGCGCAACTGTTTTGTGCGGGAAGAAGGGGAACGCCTGGTACTCTGCGGTGGTATACCCGAGCGCTGGCTGGAACAGAACGAGACCATCAGCTTCGGCCCAGCGCCCACAGGCTTTGGCACTGTCTCCGTCAGCGTAAGGCCGGACGCAGCTGGTTCACACAAAGTGGAATGGACGGCCGAGTGGCACTCGGAAGAGCCGCCCATCGATGTGAAGCTGCCAGGGTACGAACCGGTAGTCGCGAGCCCGGGTACGGGCTCGGCGACACTGGAAAGACCCTGACTACAACGTTTACTTGACCTTGGGGTCCAACTCGCCAGAAGCGTAACGCTCAAACATGCGCTCGAGGTTAACCGGTTTGATCTTGCTGGCGTTGCCGGCAGTTCCGAAGGCTTCGTAGCGGGCAACGCAGACTTCCGTCATTGCCTTCATGGTTTCCTTCAGGAACTTGCGCGGGTCGAACTCGGCGGGATTCTGGGCCAGAAAGCGGCGGGTTGCACCGGTGCTGGCAAGACGCAGGTCGGTGTCGATGTTGACCTTGCGAACACCGTGCTTGATGCCTTCCACGATTTCCTCAACCGGCACACCGTAGGTCTCGGGAATTGCACCACCGTATTCGTTGATGATCTTCAGCCACTCCTGGGGTACGGAGCTGGAGCCGTGCATCACCAGGTGAGTATCCGGAATGCGGGCGTGGATGGCCTTGATCTGGTCGATGGCCAGGATGTCACCGGTCGGTGGACGGGTGAACTTGTAGGCGCCGTGGCTGGTGCCAATGGCGATGGCCAGGGCATCCACGTGGGTTTTCTTGACGAAATCCGCGGCTTCTTCCGGGTCGGTCAGCATCTGGCTGTGATCCAGGGTGCCTTCGGCGCCAATGCCGTCTTCTTCACCGGCCTGGCCGGTTTCCAGGGAGCCCAGGCAACCCAGTTCGCCTTCTACGGAGACGCCACAGGCATGCGCCATTTCCACAGTGCGGCGGGTGACATCGACGTTGTACTCGTAGTCCGTCGGAGTCTTACCGTCTTCACCCAACGAGCCGTCCATCATCACCGAACTGAATCCCAGCTGGATGGAACGCTGGCACACAGACGGGCTGGTGCCATGGTCCTGGTGCATGACCACCGGAATATGGGGAAACTCCTCAATGGCCGCCAGAATGAGGTGACGCAGGAACGGCGCACCAGCGTATTTGCGGGCGCCGGCAGAGGCCTGAACAATCACCGGAGAGTCGGTTTTATCGGCCGCCTCCATGATCGCGCGCATCTGCTCAAGGTTGTTCACGTTGTAAGCCGGCACACCGTAACCATGCTCGGCGGCGTGGTCCAGCAGTTGCCGCATCGAAATCAGGGCCATGGGGTTGTCTCCTCAATTAATTAAATGTCTCTGGCAGACTTTCAGATCTGGAGTCTGCTGCGGAGGGCCGAGAAGCCCTACCGGAACACGCTGTGAATACGTCCCTGTACGCTCGACAAAAACATCCATGTTTTTGACGGTCCCGGTAGGGCTTCTCGGCCCTCCTTGCGATTCAACTATCTGCTATTCGCCGCGTTCTTCTAGAACGGCGACGGCCGGTAGCGTTTTTCCTTCCACGAATTCCAGGAAGGCACCGCCGCCGGTGGAAATGTACGAGATTTTGTCACTTACACCGTACTTGTCAACGGCGGCGACAGTATCACCACCGCCAGCCAATGAGAAAGCATCGCTTTCAGCGATGGCTTTCGCCAGGGACTGGGTGCCGTTGCTGAACTGGTCGAATTCGAAGACGCCAACCGGGCCATTCCAGAGGATGGTTTTGGCATTTTTCAGCAAATCAGCGAACTGGCCAGCGGTTTCCGGACCAACATCGAGGATCATGTCGTCATCACTGACGTCGGAGATGTTCTTGGTGGTGGCGGTCGCGGTTTCCGAGAATTCGCTGGCGACCACGACATCCACTGGCAGCGGGATTTTAACGCGGGAGGCGATTTCCCGGGCGGTGTCGATCAGGTCGTGTTCGCACAGGGATTTGCCTACCGGGTGACCGGCAGCTGCCAGGAAGGTGTTGGCGATACCGCCACCGACGATGATCGAGTCGCAGACTTTTTCCAGGGCGTTCAGCACGTCCAGCTTGGTGGATACTTTGGAGCCGCCGACAATGGCGACCACGGGCTTGACCGGGTTGTCCAGGGCCTTGCCGAGTGCTTCCAGTTCGGCCGCCAGCAGCGGGCCGGCGCAGGCTTCGGGCGCGAAACGGGCAACACCATGGGTTGAGGCCTGGGCGCGATGGGCGGTGCCGAAGGCGTCCATTACATACACATCGCACAGGGCGGCGTACTTTTTGGCGAGCTCTTCGTCGTCTTTCTTCTCGCCCTTGTTGAAGCGCACGTTTTCAAACAGAACCACTTCGCCGTCGGCTACTTCAACGCCGTCCAGGTAATCGGTGATCAGGCGCACGTCCTGGCCCAGCAACTTGCCGAGGTGATCGGCCACCGGCTTCATGGAGGAAGCTTCGTCGTAAACGCCTTCTTCCGGGCGACCCAGGTGGGACATCAGCATAACCCTGGCGCCGGCGTCTTTTGCGGCCTTGATGGTGGGCAGCGAGGCGCGGATGCGGGCGTCGCTGGACACTTCACCATTTTTTACCGGTACGTTCAGATCTTCACGGATCAGTACCCGCTTACCGGCGAGGTCCAGATCGGTCATTCTCTTGATGGCCATAACATTCTTCCTTTGATCAGATCTTTTGCGTTTGGGTCGTGGTTGGGTGTCGGATTACGGCTTCGCCTAATCCGACCTACGGGTGGTCGGTCGTAGGTCGGTTGTAGGTCGGATTAGGCAAAGCCGTAATCCGACAATCAGCCGCTGGTTTTCTTCAACCAGCAATGGCTGACGTCCAGCATCCGATTTGCGAACCCCCACTCGTTATCAAACCAGCACAGCACCTTTACCATGGTGCCGCCGGTTACCCGCGTCTGGCCCCCGTCCACGATTCCGGAATGGGCGTCGTGGTTAAAATCGGAGCTGGCCAGCAGCTCATCGGTGTAGCCCAGAATGTGCTTCAACGGGCCACGGGCGGCGTTTTTTAACAGGTTATTCACCGCCTCCACAGAAGTGCTTTGCCGAACGTTCACTACCATATCGATGGCCGACACGTTCATGGTGGGCACGCGCATGGCCACGGAGCTGAACCTGCCTTCCATATGGGGAAGCAGGCGTTCGATGCCTTTGGCCAGGCCGGTGTCCACGGGAACAATGTTGTGCAGGGCGCTGCGGGTGCGGCGCAGGTCCTGGTGATGGTAGGCATCAATAACCGGCTGGTCATTCATCGCGGCGTGAATGGTGGTGGTGCTCCCCTGCTCCACACCCAGGGCCTCATCCAGTATCTGGATGACCGGCACCAGGCAGTTGGTGGTGCAGGAGGCTGCAGCCACGATGCGGTCCGTTTCGGTTAACTGGTCCTGGTTTACGCCATAAACCACCGTGCGATCCACGTCGGATTCGGCCGGCTGTGAAAACAGCAGGCGGGCAGCACCGGCGTTCAGGTGTTGCTCCGCCGTGGCCCGGTCGGTGAAGGCACCGGAGCACTCCAGCACCAGATCCACGCCCAGTTCATCCCATGGCAATTCCGAAGCCTCGGGATGGCGAACCACGCAGATCTGGTCACCGTTCACCACCAGGGAATCGCCCTCGACCCTTATCTCACCCTGAAATCGACCATGGGTGGAGTCGTAGCGGGTGAGGTGGGCAATGGTGTCGATATCCGCCAGCTCGTTAATCGCGACCACCTGCAGGTGGTCGCGAAAACCGTTCTCATAGAGCGCCCGCAGGACACACTGGCCGATACGGCC
Above is a genomic segment from Marinobacter panjinensis containing:
- a CDS encoding DUF6502 family protein, which gives rise to MKSSDTTPLHRALYRILRPMARLLLRNGIPFAEFAELVRRAYVDAALEDFADNRKKPTDSRAAVMTGLTRKEVRKQREILAGEHEGTPGARHENRASRVVSGWVHDCAFQTGEGAPAELPFDGPLSFSELVKRYSGDMTPRAVLEELMRVGVVATEASGKLALRQRAYVPTGDSEEMLQIFGEDVSDLIATIDHNLVGSGADGQPLFQRTLVYDNIPPEVMGRWRRYAAQQSQAMLEQLDKWLGPHDRDIAGHGENKATGEAVRTGVGIFYFEDPVQPDVSGEQE
- a CDS encoding DUF6435 family protein, whose product is MLGFLKGDPKKKLQKAYEAKLQKALHAQRNGDLRTHGTLMEEAEKIYAELQKLEKE
- a CDS encoding NAD(P)H-dependent flavin oxidoreductase; translated protein: MALPESLTNSLNLPLVAAPMFLISGPEMALACCKQGIVGSFPALNQRSSEDFEKWVIQMNEGLEDFRQTHPDQRIAPYAVNLIVHRTNPRWEADLELCVKHQVPIVITSLGAATRVTEAVHSYGGLVFHDVTNQKHAHKAAEAGVDGIIAVSAGAGGHAGTINPFVLVHEIREVFDGIILLAGGLSKGEDILAAQAMGADLCYMGTRFINTTESQAEAAYQNMIIEAVSGDIIHTPAVSGIPANFMRQSLEAAGYPMDKLNQVAELDYGEKLKPVDDEAKAWKTVWSAGQGVSQITDVVSVSNLVERIGNEYREARSRLCD
- a CDS encoding DUF5666 domain-containing protein — translated: MKRNPLATAIKMAMTGVIAGSLAACGGGGSGSSSSDTASSGASVGPLSGFGSVYVNGTRFNTNGSVNSDDGIERETQLEKGMILKVRGRWDDDGQGEADRLDYDDTLRGELQSATWNGPDLLDGDGTLIVAGQEILVDGQTVFKGATPAELNGVSPGTYRVRISAWRLDDGTFRASYVGVKPVSDDFGDANEVEVEGVVRNLDTVAQTFQINGIDVDYQSAEFDDDLERDDLANGIVVEIEGYIQNGVLIAEEIEDEDDLFDDDDDVEIAGAISGDYDDVSRQFSLNGITVRVNSGTGFDDGLRESELGDGLLVKVEGSFRNGVLIAEEIESRDGDAELEGVIESKSDDELVVSGVRVVLTGNTLIEDDDDDNDDSITMRTRDIESLRAGDFIEVEGRQRSSGGDYLEAIKIEREDDDDDDGYEMEGRVTAVTDSSITVLGLTLLRGEADFSDISVGNQVEIDYLRNTGGDYVIDEIEEDD
- a CDS encoding DUF5666 domain-containing protein is translated as MKPKSIHLITRFSLSALAIGILTACGGGGSDNLDVADGGIRGTGSSVGPVSGFGSVFVNGVRFDTGSLNGQVQSDDGITTESELDEGMILRVDGEWRDDGQGTANRVEYDDTLRGEVVITQPWDPATKTARLSMYGLVVHIDNQTVVKGKQVIELISGDFVRVSAWRLPNGEFRASFVGALSDSASGTFDQENEIELEGQVSNFDADLCRFEIGDITVACDRDDTGFDGIGISELAGSPFVEVEGSFEGDVLFASEIAEDDLRRYRGGDDDDIEFAGPVSLAINPQTRLFEINGLFVRVTDDTEFDDGLTDEDLTPDLLIQVEGEFLDDGTVEAEEITLREGESEVEGRIGVNSVNVNDQSFRIGGVLVQVTPLTAMVREDENNIRLEDLGGPEQVEVSGVERVNTDGGVYLEAFKVEIDDDQADGEFELVGRLRSIQGTAFNVLGVSIETNTGTEFDDTTFDALLSLVDDGERPLIEVEYDQLNNGNLVATEIELEKDDDD
- a CDS encoding chaperone modulator CbpM, coding for MTDKDRILSAELVEPTATFTLREVCERGDCHAEFVIKLVNYGVIAPVEESPEARQWQFDLDALARLRKAQRLQRDLKMNLPGLAMSLELLDEVQEMRREVDRLNRQLRQFLGDS